A stretch of Treponema vincentii F0403 DNA encodes these proteins:
- a CDS encoding sodium-dependent transporter, whose amino-acid sequence MANKEAKRDQFSSQWGFILACIGSAVGMGNIWLFPFRVGQFGGAAFLIPYIIFVIVIGYTGVVEEMCLGRAMRTGPHGAFLKATQMRGNNSGEAIGWIPVIGSLGIAIGYTVVVGWIIRFTVGSFSGSMLAAENSGAYFGAIAGRISSLPWHIIAIIGCFAIMAAGVSSGIEKVNKVMMPAFFGLFIILAIRVATLPKAIDGYKFLFKTDWSELGDIKTWVYALGQAFFSLSLAGSGTVVYGSYLKDDEDAPTSAKFTAVFDTLAALLAALVIIPAVFVYNLEPSAGPPLMFITMPMIFKEMPAGTLFSIIFFVAVLFAGITSLINLYETPVEMLQQKFKLSRKTALAIVLGLGLVVGLIVEDGNVLGTWMDVISIYIIPLGALLAGIMFFWICGKDFVLNEVSKGRLKPVSSVYVVQGKYIYCGLTLIVYILGMFYGGIG is encoded by the coding sequence ATGGCGAATAAAGAAGCAAAACGTGATCAATTCAGTTCACAGTGGGGTTTTATTCTTGCCTGTATCGGTTCCGCAGTCGGGATGGGAAATATTTGGTTATTCCCGTTCCGTGTAGGACAGTTCGGCGGAGCTGCTTTTTTAATTCCCTATATTATTTTTGTTATTGTTATCGGATATACCGGGGTCGTTGAAGAAATGTGCTTAGGCCGTGCTATGAGAACAGGGCCGCACGGTGCGTTCCTTAAAGCGACTCAAATGCGCGGCAATAATTCGGGAGAGGCCATCGGCTGGATTCCCGTTATCGGTTCGCTCGGTATTGCAATCGGATACACGGTCGTTGTCGGCTGGATTATCCGCTTTACGGTTGGCTCTTTTTCAGGTTCCATGCTGGCGGCGGAAAACAGCGGGGCATATTTCGGTGCTATCGCAGGGCGGATTTCGAGCTTACCGTGGCATATTATTGCGATTATCGGATGTTTCGCAATAATGGCGGCCGGTGTTTCATCAGGTATCGAGAAAGTCAACAAGGTGATGATGCCGGCGTTTTTCGGGTTGTTCATCATCCTTGCAATCCGCGTTGCAACATTACCGAAAGCAATCGACGGTTATAAGTTCCTCTTTAAAACGGATTGGAGCGAATTAGGGGACATAAAAACGTGGGTATATGCGCTTGGACAGGCTTTCTTTTCGTTATCCCTCGCAGGCAGCGGTACCGTTGTGTACGGAAGCTATTTGAAGGATGATGAAGACGCACCTACCAGCGCGAAGTTTACCGCGGTGTTCGATACGCTCGCTGCATTGCTCGCCGCATTGGTCATCATTCCTGCAGTTTTTGTGTATAACCTTGAGCCGTCGGCAGGGCCGCCCCTGATGTTTATTACCATGCCGATGATCTTTAAAGAAATGCCGGCCGGTACGCTGTTTTCTATCATCTTCTTTGTTGCAGTATTATTCGCTGGAATTACATCTTTAATCAATCTGTATGAAACACCGGTAGAAATGCTGCAGCAAAAATTTAAGCTGAGCCGAAAAACGGCGCTTGCAATCGTACTCGGCCTCGGATTGGTTGTAGGACTGATTGTCGAAGACGGAAACGTACTCGGTACATGGATGGACGTTATCAGTATCTACATAATCCCGCTCGGAGCCTTGCTTGCCGGTATTATGTTCTTCTGGATATGCGGTAAAGATTTCGTTTTAAACGAAGTTTCAAAAGGGCGTTTAAAACCGGTCAGCAGTGTATATGTTGTGCAAGGAAAGTATATTTATTGCGGACTTACGCTTATCGTATACATCCTCGGTATGTTCTACGGAGGCATCGGTTAA
- the metK gene encoding methionine adenosyltransferase, with translation MNGRKLFTSESVGEGHPDKLCDQISDAVLDACLRDDPKSHVACETFASTALILVGGEITTNTFVDIQQTVRAIAREIGYTDSAFGLDCNSMAVLSMIHAQSPDIAQGVNGTGLSEYRDQMGAGDQGMMFGYACRETPELMPAPIMYAHKLLRKAAQLRKSKEIDWLRPDAKSQVTVEYEGDKPVRIDTVVISHQHSPEISHTDLTDAIVETIIKPVLEPTGLLDAKTKFFINPTGRFVIGGPFGDTGLTGRKIIVDTYGGMGRHGGGAFSGKDPTKVDRSAAYMARYVAKNIVAAGLADRCELQLAYAIGVPFPVSIRVDSFGTAKVPEDAIEKAVRQVFDLSPAGIIKTLDLCKPIYQATAAYGHFGRPEFNWEKTDKIDALKAAIK, from the coding sequence ATGAACGGACGAAAATTATTTACCTCGGAATCGGTCGGTGAAGGCCATCCCGATAAACTTTGCGATCAAATTTCGGATGCGGTGCTGGACGCCTGTTTGCGCGACGATCCTAAAAGTCATGTTGCGTGCGAAACCTTTGCTTCTACCGCGTTAATCCTTGTCGGCGGCGAGATTACCACCAATACCTTTGTTGATATACAGCAAACAGTCCGTGCTATTGCACGGGAAATCGGTTATACCGATTCGGCATTCGGCCTTGACTGCAATTCCATGGCTGTTTTAAGTATGATTCACGCCCAATCTCCCGATATTGCGCAGGGAGTTAACGGTACGGGACTGAGCGAGTACCGTGACCAGATGGGTGCAGGGGATCAGGGAATGATGTTCGGTTATGCGTGCAGGGAAACACCGGAATTGATGCCTGCTCCTATCATGTATGCGCACAAACTCTTGCGGAAAGCAGCTCAGCTGCGTAAGTCTAAAGAGATCGATTGGCTGCGTCCCGATGCAAAAAGTCAAGTAACGGTAGAGTACGAAGGGGACAAACCCGTACGTATCGATACCGTTGTTATTTCCCATCAGCATAGCCCCGAAATTTCTCATACCGACCTGACGGATGCCATCGTTGAAACGATTATCAAACCCGTTCTGGAACCGACCGGTTTACTCGATGCAAAAACTAAATTCTTTATTAACCCGACCGGCAGATTTGTGATTGGGGGGCCGTTCGGCGATACCGGTTTAACCGGCAGAAAGATTATTGTGGACACCTACGGCGGCATGGGTAGGCACGGCGGCGGCGCTTTTTCCGGTAAAGACCCGACCAAGGTAGACCGTTCCGCTGCCTATATGGCTCGATATGTTGCAAAGAATATCGTTGCCGCGGGTCTTGCCGACCGGTGCGAATTGCAGCTTGCCTACGCTATTGGCGTACCGTTCCCCGTATCCATCCGGGTAGATTCCTTCGGTACGGCAAAAGTACCCGAGGATGCAATCGAAAAAGCCGTTCGTCAGGTATTCGACCTGAGCCCCGCGGGTATTATCAAAACGCTGGATTTATGTAAGCCTATTTATCAAGCGACCGCTGCCTACGGGCACTTCGGCCGCCCCGAATTTAACTGGGAGAAAACCGACAAAATTGACGCTTTAAAGGCAGCTATAAAGTAA